The nucleotide sequence CCAGACTCTTGCCTCCAGAGCCCAGATGATCCATGTGTCATAATCAGAAACTAAACTAAGAGAGAGCACTCAAATACTTTACAAATCAAAATGCTAGTTTTGTACATGCTTAATTTGATGGTTTTATCTACTGTGGCCAGTTTGTTATTTGCTGATTTATTGGAGGACGCACAGTcctattataatttatatggacCCAAACCCGTTTTGGGGATTATATCTAATAATACTCTACATGAGGAGCCTGTAGTGGAAGTAGGGAGCGGGTGTTTGAGGACTGGCATTTTAGCTGCCACTGTTGCTGCTGGTATCGCTACCTTGGCCGGTTTAGGACTTACTCTCTACTGGAAACGAAGACAGGACAGAAACGTCGTAGCAGATTTGgaaaatgatttggaagacgAAAGGCGGCAGAAGGAACAAGCTGTTGCTCAAATCGGAATCTTGGAAAAGCTTCAGCGGGAAAAAGAACTCTTGATGACGACTCTGAAACGCGAAATAGACGACGGTCTGGAGGACATGCAAGctctggaaatggaaaaggaagaaattcaAGGTGAAAATGCAATTCTCAAGGAAAAGTTGGATGGTTTTATAAAACGTAATACCGAAGTGGAAAAGAAACTTAAGGACAGAGAGACGGAAATggttgagaaggaagaagaaatagctATTTTGAAAGAGCGACACGCAACCCTTAAAGAACGCAATGGAAACCTAGAAGGTCAGCTGAAGGGTCTTGTACACAGCAGAGCTGAGATGGAAAACAAGATACAGGAAATGGAAGCAGAAATAAGTCAGAGGGACGAAGAAATCGAATgtttcataaaaacagaaaaaaaactgaaagaacaaaCGAGTATCTTGCAGGAAACGTTAGAAAGTACTGTAAGAGAactgaaagaaagggaagaagaagtgaatgataaacagaaggaaaatgacaCTTTGGTAAAGAGGGAAGAACAACATAAAGAACATTATAGTATTCTGGAAGAAGATTACAACGGTATTGTAAGCCAAATGACCTGGATGGAAAAGGAGTTGAAACAGAAGGAGGCAGAAATAACAGCGAAATGGGATGAAATACGTAGTCTGAACATGACACATGGCGAGCTCACCGAACAGAAGATGGAACTTGCAGAATTACTGGAGATTGTTCGCTGCTACAACTCGCAATTGGAAAAACAGATTGCAGAGGCAAGAGAGGAAAATCACGAGAAGACGGCTCAAGTTGACGTCTTGAGAAAGGATTACGAAAGCGTCCGAGAACAAAGCAGTATCTTGGAGGAAAACATGGAGAAACTTCTAAACGAAAGAGCTGAAATGCAAACGGAACTGGAAGACATGAAACAAGAAATGATTGAGAAAGGTGAGGGAATAGATGTTTTGAAAACGAGGGAAGGAATCTTAGAGGAAGAAAACAGGAAACTTGCCGAAATGCTGGACAGTTTTCGAAACCAtaacatgaaaatggaaaataaggtTGAAGACATGGaacaggagagaaaagaaaaaaatgatgaaattgaaGCCTTGAGACGCTCTCACCAAAACTTCAAAGGACAAAATGATATCTTAGAAGAAAATGTGGAGCGTCTTCTAAACGAAAGAGCTGAAATGCaaaagagaatggaaaagttggaacgagaaataattgaaaaagaggaaagattCGGCACTTCCATAAGGAGAGAAGAAAACCTTAAAGGACTGAACGGCATTTTAGAAGAAAAGTTAAACAACTTTGTAAACCAGATGACAGGAATGGAAAAGATGATGCAAGACAAGGAAGCAGCAATAATTGAGAAAGTCAAGGAAAACGACagtttgaaaaagagagaggaagatgcGAATGAACAAAACAGGATTTTACAAGAGAAGCTGGAAAGCCATGTAAACAGAGGAGCTGAACTGGAATGGAGCATGGCACAGATGATAAAAGAAATCACTGAGGAAGGCCTGGAAATCGACATGTTGAAAATGAGGGTAGAAATCCtcgaaagggaaaagaagaacCTTCTCGACATGCTGGAAAGTGTTGCAACCCATAATGTTCGaatagaaaataagatggaagaaatagaacgGGAAACGGACAAGAAAATGAGCGAAATGGAAATCTTGAAAAAGTCTCACCAAAACCTCAAAGAACGGAACCAAATCTTAGAGGGAAATGTGGCGAGACTTGTAAACGAAGGAGATGAAATGCAAAAGGAAACAGAACAGATGAAACGGAATATAATTGAAAAAGACGAGAAAATCGATGTTTTGATAAGGAACGAAGAGAATCTACGAGAACGTTATGGTATTTTAGAAGAAAGGTTGAACGGTCTTGTAAGTCAACTGGCTGAAATGGAAGAGAATTTagcagacaaagaagaagaaatcaaggcgaaggaaaattatatactgatactgaaagaagaaaatctaaAAGAACATTATGGTATTTTAGAAGGAAGGTTGAACAGTCTTGTAAACCAACGGACTCAAGTGGAAAAGAACATGGAAAAGCTGCAACAAAAACTGATTGAGAAAGGTGAGGAAATCAACCAtttgaaaaaggggaaagaaatcaTCAGATTTGGACAAAGGAAAGTTGCCAAAACATTGGAAAGTGATGGAAACCATAAAcctgaaatagaaaagaaaaatgaagagatggAACAGGAAACACACGCAACACTTGTCGAGAATGATGTTCAGAAGAAGCCACAAGAAAAACTTCAAGAACAAAATGGTATCTTGGAGGAAATTGTGGAGAGTCTTGTACGCGAAGGAGCTGCCATGGAAAACAAAACGACAGGGATGGAACTGAATGAAATGGGAAAGGAAacgaaagagaaggaagaggtaaTCACTGAAAATAACCGGGAAAATAGTGCTGAAGACAGCCTAAGTGAACTGAGAAGTATTTTACAAGACAAGTTGACCATTCTTGTAAATCAACTGAATGAAATGGAGGACGAAACGCAAGAGGAGGtcgaggaaagaaatgaaaatacccAGGAAGGCAGGTCTTGGAATAAGACTGCGGACAACCtagataaatgaaagagaatagcTTAGAAAGGCAAAATGACCTTTGTTTGCCTTTACAGCTGCTTGTTGGCTGCTTAAAAGCAGATGAGAGGCGTCTTCCAAAAGGGATGCGTCCTAAGTTACCGTacctctaacctaacctatcccaGGATGCTATGTCCTGACCTGGCTGGGGGCTTCACTTTCCCTGGTCTCCCCCACCAGGGACTGGAGGCCTTCCAACCAGGACAGGGCACTGTATCCTTGGACAGGTTAATAAGTTAGAGGAAGGTTAATAGCCTCCCTTGCCTAACCTATCCTGGAGTGCTGTACCCTAACCTGGCTAGGAActtcactccccctcccccagggGAGTGAAGCCACCTGACCAGTCAGGGTTCAGCCCCCTAGGATCGGTTATGTTAAGGGAAGGTTAGATTAGCCATCCCTAACCTATCCTATCCTGGAGTGCTGTACCCTAACCTGGCTAGGAACTTCACTCCCCTTCCCCCAGGGGAGTGAAGCCACCTGACCAGGTCAGGGTTCAGCCCCCTAGGATAGGTTATGTTAAGGGAAGGTTAGATTAGCCATCCCTAACCTCCTATCTTGGAGTGATGTACCCTACCCTGGCTAGGAACTTCACTCCCCACCCCCCAGGGGAGTGAAGCCACCTGACCAGGTCAGGGTTCAGCCCTGCAAGATAGGTTATATTAAGGGAAGGTTGGGTTGGATGCATCCCTATTGGAATATGTCTCTGATCTCCTTTGAGCACTAaggtatagcttagttttaccaaaccactgagctgattaacagttctcctagggctggcccgaagattagacttattttacgtggctaagaaccatatTAAACGGGACCTAGGTTGTGGAATTTATAGGAtgcatcaccagaaataaattcctctaactcttcatcagccggcggcggaataACTGTCGAATGACTCTGATCAACCAACTCCCAACAAAGGGCTTTGAGCACTGAgtgaattaatatacatatacacagaagcAGTGATAAACTGTCAACTTGAGCcgtcatctatttcctgggtgggGAAAAGCAGTTATCAACAACAGTTCCCTTTGGTTATGAGTTGTTGCAGTGTTCGATATGAAACAATATTAACCATTCGTAATCTATTCATTAATGAAGCTCAGCCCTTCGGCATTCATTCCTCAGTTATAATGGGAACATATTTTGATATTACAATTCGCCCAAGATTTAAAAGTGTAGAAGAGTTGTAGACGTTATTATACCCGTTCATGTCCTGCTTAAAAGCAAATCATAGACTAATTCCAAAATGGATgcctcctaacctaacctgtcctAAGGTGCAGTGCCCTGACCTAGCCAGGAACTTCACTCCCCCTGGGGTGGGCCAGGGGAGTGAAGCTCTGGCTGGGTCAGGCACTGCACCTTaggacaggttaggttaggatgcattcaCTCCGCCTGGGGTGGGCCAGGGGGAGTGAAGCTCCTGGCTAGGTCAGGGCACTGCACCTTaggacaggttaggttaggatgcattcaCTCCGCCTGGGGTGGGCCAGGGGGAGTGAAGCTCCTGGCTAGGTCAGGGCACTGCACCTTaggacaggttaggttaggatgcattcaCTCCGCCTGGGGTGGGCCAGGGGGAGTGAAGTTCCTGGCTAGGTCAGGGCACTGCACCTTAggacaggttaggttagggtgcATTCACTCCGCCTGGGGTGGGCCAGGGGAGTGAAGCTCCTGGCTAGGTCAGGGCACTGCACCTTAggacaggttaggttagggatGCATTCACTCCGCCTGGGGTGGGCCAGGGGAGTGAAGCTCCTGGCTAGGTCAGGGCACTGCACCTTaggacaggttaggttaggatgcatccatTTTGGAATTAGTCTATGATTTGCTTTTAAGCAGGACATGAACAGGTATAATAACGTCTGCAACTCTTCTACGCTTTTAAATCTTGGGCGAATTGTAATATCAAAATATGTTTCCTATTAAAACTGAGGGATGAATGCAGAACGACTGAGTTTCATTAATGAATAGATTACGAATGATTAATATTGTTTCATATCGagctccaatatatatatatatatatatatatatatatatatatatatatatatatatatatatatatatatatatatatatatatatatatataaacatatatatatatatatatattaaacacatatacagtCCTGTTTCAATACAGGGTCGCTGATTTGGATGAGTCGCATCCATCTGCCCCTGTGGTGCATTTCTACTTCGTCAAGCTCCTTCTCTCTCAAGTCCTTCCTCATaaagtctctccttctctttcttggtcttcctagCCTTTTTCTACCCTGCATTTCCACCTCCATAGCAtgccttccatatatatatatatatatatatatatatatatatatatatatatatatatatatatatatatatatatatatatatatatatatatatatatatatatatatatatatatatatatatatatatatatacactatatataactgaatcacgaaaatatggaacgtgatgaatatataaataaagaaaaatcacgaagaaaacggaaacactggagtgcttagaggcctttcgacactagtcctttacttagcagtctgctaagtaaaggactaacgtcgaaaggcctcatgcagcactccagtgtttcattcCTTCgtgatttcatctttatttatatatatatatatatatatatatatatatatatatatatatatatatatatatatatatatatatatatatatatatatatatatatatatatatatgtagaatctactggtcacttctaccagatacatatgaaattgtaatagccacaatgccctcttaacttctcgaattcttcgcgctttttttttttggatatgcttgtcactacaaagctgtaagatccaagcgcaagaaattgaagagcctgtgatgctcggttgcgggaaacgaacccgtgtgaacccgcatcaccataatcacaaggtcacGTTCTCGTGGTCAggccggcaacgtgacctccttgtgattatggtgacacgggttcacGCGGGTTCGTTCCCGCGACCGACCGtatcacaggctcttcaatttcttgcgcttggatcttacggctttgtagtgacaagtatatcaaaaaaaaaaagtgcgaaaaattcaagaagttaagagggcactatggctattacaactacatatatatatatatatatatatatatatatatatatatatatatatatatatatatatatatatatatatatatatatatatatatatatatatatatatatatatatatatatatatatataagtatatatatatatatatatatatatatatatatatatatatatatatatatatatatatatatatatatatatatatatatatatatatatatatatatatatatatatatatatatatatatatatatatatatatatatatatatatatatatgtatatatgtatatatatatatatatatgtatatatatatatatatatatatatatatatatatatatatatatatatatatatatatatatatatatatataaatgtcttttactgtaatactacagtataatatgaagataaaaaggcccataaaacactatttgaacatttgcaaccttatatttcgaacactttcttctgtgcccctgttcactggtgaaatatggacagatgaaatgttacaagggtatgtATACAAAGCATACTGTATGTAGGtttggcattaagtctccgatggtatgcaggtgacctagtggtttttggcctcattaactcccgtttagccaaaaaccactggggaattgtttattttccctctttcttgggaaatggtcacctgcataccatcggagacttaatgccacacctacatatgctttgtatacatAGCCTTGTAACATTTtacctgtccatattttaccagtgaacaggggcacagaagaaaGTACTCGAAATATagggttgcaacgttcaaatagtgttttatgggcctttttatattcatatatatatatatatatatatatatatatatatatatatatatatatatatatatatatatatatatatatatttatatgtatatatacagtatatatatatatatatatatatatatatatatatatatatatatatatatatatatatatatatatatatgtatatgtatatatatatatatatatatatatatatatatatatatatatatatatatattatatgtatagatttacTCTAGTACTCCAAACCATTTAGGATTTTGAAAAGGTAAGCTTTATGTACTCCAAACCATTCATTTTGAAAAGGTAAGCTTTCCCTTTGCAAACCAGAAAAATAACCCTGGCATTTTAGTTTGCAATCGCTTCTCTTTGTTGCAGGGAACGTTTCTCTGTCACGTGTAAGCTTCTTCTCATGATGAACAAACCATCTGACGGGAAATGATAGCGAGAGAGACCTTgtacatgaaaggaaaattgatagaGGGAGAGATATAGAGGTAGGTAATGATAACTGATTTTATCTCAATTTAATAACTTTGAAGAATGAGGATCAGTTGATCGAGATCTTGGTAATCAATGAGCATAAAAACCGTGATGGTCGTCGGTGTATCACTAAACAATCAGTGATTGCTATGAATGGGTGAGGAGTGAGTGAAATCGCTTACGAGTACAATCTCCCAGCGATCTCTATGAGTGGATGAAATCGCCTACGAGTGCAATCTCCCCTCACGGGCGTCCTTTGTGTACCATCCACAGAGAGAGCTATGATTTATGAAGGTAGAAATAACGCTTTTGATGGCCTTCATGCCATCTTCCGCTGGTGAAGGATATGTCTGATGGGAAGGGAGGTTGTGGGGGGGGTGGTGGTTGGGAGACGCCGTTGTTGCTAAAGATCTCCCATCACCGGAGGGGTAATTTTTTAAAACGTTTCATCTTTGCTCTTAATCTCTTGAATGACGAAGCGGAGGAGGTCAAGTTCGTAGTATCgtaagagagagaattcctttgtTACTTGCTTACCTGCTGGATTgctttaaggctgattcacattataacatcacgtcaccgacacatcacgtcacgtctaAGTACGTGAGAATTTTTTACATGtgatcaaatggacttgttcacaccatcacgtcacgtcaccatcaagcacacggcatccaccgtcacgtcacgacacgttttcttggaaagaatattttgacgtgacgtgacgtgacgtgacgtgacggtgcttatgcaagtttcttaccgccaaatctgtgagtcgctgaggttggacacgaactgaacgggatcgtgatggatagtgtgaatacaaggcacggctgatgggacggtgacgcgACGGGATGTGTCGGTGTCgcgatggtataatgtgaatcatcCTTAGTGGTTGTTAATGGTGATCTGCTTGAAGTTTCTTTTCAGTAAAGCCTTATCCAATG is from Macrobrachium rosenbergii isolate ZJJX-2024 chromosome 10, ASM4041242v1, whole genome shotgun sequence and encodes:
- the LOC136842850 gene encoding uncharacterized protein — encoded protein: MLVLYMLNLMVLSTVASLLFADLLEDAQSYYNLYGPKPVLGIISNNTLHEEPVVEVGSGCLRTGILAATVAAGIATLAGLGLTLYWKRRQDRNVVADLENDLEDERRQKEQAVAQIGILEKLQREKELLMTTLKREIDDGLEDMQALEMEKEEIQGENAILKEKLDGFIKRNTEVEKKLKDRETEMVEKEEEIAILKERHATLKERNGNLEGQLKGLVHSRAEMENKIQEMEAEISQRDEEIECFIKTEKKLKEQTSILQETLESTVRELKEREEEVNDKQKENDTLVKREEQHKEHYSILEEDYNGIVSQMTWMEKELKQKEAEITAKWDEIRSLNMTHGELTEQKMELAELLEIVRCYNSQLEKQIAEAREENHEKTAQVDVLRKDYESVREQSSILEENMEKLLNERAEMQTELEDMKQEMIEKGEGIDVLKTREGILEEENRKLAEMLDSFRNHNMKMENKVEDMEQERKEKNDEIEALRRSHQNFKGQNDILEENVERLLNERAEMQKRMEKLEREIIEKEERFGTSIRREENLKGLNGILEEKLNNFVNQMTGMEKMMQDKEAAIIEKVKENDSLKKREEDANEQNRILQEKLESHVNRGAELEWSMAQMIKEITEEGLEIDMLKMRVEILEREKKNLLDMLESVATHNVRIENKMEEIERETDKKMSEMEILKKSHQNLKERNQILEGNVARLVNEGDEMQKETEQMKRNIIEKDEKIDVLIRNEENLRERYGILEERLNGLVSQLAEMEENLADKEEEIKAKENYILILKEENLKEHYGILEGRLNSLVNQRTQVEKNMEKLQQKLIEKGEEINHLKKGKEIIRFGQRKVAKTLESDGNHKPEIEKKNEEMEQETHATLVENDVQKKPQEKLQEQNGILEEIVESLVREGAAMENKTTGMELNEMGKETKEKEEVITENNRENSAEDSLSELRSILQDKLTILVNQLNEMEDETQEEVEERNENTQEGRSWNKTADNLDK